The proteins below come from a single Drosophila suzukii chromosome X, CBGP_Dsuzu_IsoJpt1.0, whole genome shotgun sequence genomic window:
- the lva gene encoding protein lava lamp isoform X1, with protein MAEDSAALESSYDFSIVQPDDHEYGEVDTRLTGSSNDLSLLQNVSASTTRGTEGKGRLDSLKENLYKQQERLTALKERALRKSQDGRRKPSMSDSMESLKTLGQKLTVLKTRSGDSSTPLVTPTKDSAPGDVSLLQTSGSEKLLMLTQRTEQNRALLEQRKRDMAKSLLSVKSNIGIGHQTTAELGSSMTDLRQVASTSNPPVSRHRSALDLEAQGQEPLDESRVKLLRNRMKITELKQGRQEQELQELRTELSKRANLIEQLELSGAELQRTLTQRNEELEQLRLGQERAEVEKKVTEGDSLQQQEHSRLQGEVLVLRERLAELENVNDLLETTRCELQEELTTARERERQRDLELEQEHEKSSSSPHSDTASTDAQVSVELAKQLQELTNQLSDLQATNEELRQQLAAQTKLQVSDEVVSQRLEELEATIAAQSSQLEEQKSAMAAQSEEIAEKTTELNVLNVNLRLLEEKLAQSSRSKPLFLDDHVEDSAASKQLLEEVQQLKQKLDESNKANIKLKLKCKQAEKQLQKLQSQDGQQQLASLAADNEELQQRITVLEDEKGQWQLANMQEEEEKVEVRQPPQSPESNPLQLEAIRLLEEQKQELQQALEALQQGHESARVESELSEAQMEEQLTQRVQQLEQEAHEQRQQLDTLQMEKETLDKKLTHYINENMELLDKLEKLSSSSSAESIEIVERQQLECFGQRRPASEGDAQEQKQVDPPVPSHVSELTQTEEEDSSSESLSQLRERLELFTQERGEVLDKLEQLSAENLQLQARLEESSTSLQMLQREREKDLISSTSTSSNLSQELSSMQRSSEVVATLDAGEGGPVLFEKCEKSLSKLNSELEAYRKANDRQAKFNVSKKLAKEAKNCHTQLSELLHKVKEASTAVETVTVVETVVAVTAPNGKALAEYEQLNAQNAELKAVISRLHQELDELRDSYSEAEPPLAIVGSESQREEEFLQLQSLLEDTRSSEAKLRQEIEEHLEQIRELRQIEADQLQLVARQSAEITQLQLQAEQFDQTLNAREMSHEKQLEQQTRIRRELEARAESLEGELSILQALVAEQKQQLIENLSENEHNMNLKMLELQSAQEELVELRAKEDPDQLREALRISKSLAAQQVSELASSQETIDALNQQIQELYQGVEQARQEEQLKTRELREKLKKYALNLKKRTQDNADLEQKVQELTSQIQELQEEAKQKELEQVEREPIVDTQQVEQLQQQISKLNEDLKAKIHVNLENRDALRQLKQQIQEQEELIQQRDAELQDANLVNKELRRERQEAEQEVFQQGQENSRLKQELSQRQQEILNLEQKLREQPTAVEDLRLQLEAKSKKFEKSKELIKHRNATIQALQRELQQLQQDQDSQVEHVRAKRATQEQLHLEKDEEIAALRQKIDQLESQRISAAEGEGDGNITKIAQQQLESQSQADSLRDSDREQQDLRIQLTAAQQQHSLLAQQYAKDKATFDLTIDRLGTIHEGIKAKLQEDASYIESLEAQNSDLQARSAALEEQAASQANDRAAADDHRQILEQQLQAQREQEEQQRLQDQQLQERLQELGQREQAQQRQLELVTSEAEESRQQLAKLRTDYESLLSKHAQLTANAQAEREQLSSHSQEELADLHQQLAAKEADLHRQRQVYDAKLAAKATELDELECDLNGHVERATAETRDLLQQVERSQELVKQRTEELQRLNEEFQEVERERSTLSREVTMLRLQQDSAEQDVLELQELRMQVMQDKTEMDNLRTQIDALCANHSQELQALQQQIAELDTLGQNQTDDQVYIETENKRLAEQLSELQAQLARQQQHQQQIHHPVAQSQQHPPPASLFFGGDALAAPSPFDEIAQPIRVSSLAASAPPPIPPPPTIEDLQRNVSDLEKHAQDLETKLLARNQSLAEQEERRLQLEQHLRELELLLRERDQQLAEIKAANEERERLAALEKLIQPAAAPTLDMFFGGQAGETVPDAVGHHLDLGLPQTEPVEEPLIQPKKAYLCQPKQEHQEPTAQSIDWGVDEDPWASAATEAPQTDVEPLHARIAQLELQLASAEQQKTELQTKAAKLMKRLKEYKTKATTTVTATPTVTVDNDLDSAIIEELKHQLQLHESRQAKAEELLQQHALEKEKLTKRIDVLTAGNDRMAELKERQDMDVQMYQARIRELQEKLSHLDQWDVPTAAAAPIAPAASSALSGDEAARIENLQAENQDLNAECQELQEKLEEERRLAQMAQEIAAQVQSQKETLQEQLTERLQEVEELRQAQSNVEELQALKVEVESLRQLQGEVTQLRSLQSEVEYLRSLQAELEQLRGLQPELEQLRGLQPELEQLRAFKLQQDQLNSQKIQEDHLEFQKIEQEHLRNLQGEVEQLRNLQTEVDQLRNLQPEVEHLRALKLQQDNQLQELQQLRHQLAELEALRTRDQAELEALRQSSQGHEAPLDVDSRSDEQMAQLQEKEAEIVHLKQRIEELMREDQTEKLVFEILTKNQELQMLRMQVKQLEEDREDQQVAAAPSTGDGESVEQLRVQCQQLQQEKSDMEEELRVLNNHVLSSLELEDRMKQTLLQLDTKNIEITELRRSLEVLQTQNLVQNPDPQQIPDLAVINQQWEQLVEQKCGEVASIWQDHLAQREAAFKAQLEEITQQQQQQEQQQEQPQNQDQGQSTQVEANSDMMLKMQKALETQEMEIVTLKEQLAIRSAEYARLAAQYDPFRLQNRGGSGGNPAAVSAGGPPPLNANEPLPEYVLKADLDYALMMLHQRDMRVEEMILELVQLLEERDHLQLKLSDTLRQLETERSRVSDEPACPTASSSAASGSSPSKTSSAGSSSELLGSTTSAAGSDLKQKLAELQTVKHSKDKAIVDEREQRLQQMIQLQKDMAKQGSGSQSASGPGSGSVVTTATTITPAPTPIGVDLSQSGLRSPSMMLMDWIMGSNNNKEEEAGATGHQASG; from the exons ATGGCGGAGGATTCGGCTGCTTTGGAGAGTTCCTACGatttctccatcgttcag CCAGACGATCACGAATATGGCGAGGTGGATACACGCTTGACGGGCAGCTCCAACGATCTGTCCTTGTTACAG AATGTATCCGCCAGCACAACGAGGGGCACCGAAGGCAAGGGCCGTTTGGACAGCCTTAAAGAGAATCTGTACAAGCAGCAG GAACGCCTAACTGCCTTAAAAGAACGCGCCTTAAGAAAGTCCCAGGATGGGCGACGCAAGCCCAGCATGAGTGACTCCATGGAGTCGCTGAAGACGCTGGGACAGAAGCTCACCGTGTTGAAGACGCGCTCCGGCGACTCCTCCACTCCACTGGTCACGCCCACAAAGGACAGCGCCCCCGGGGATGTGTCGCTACTCCAGACCAGCGGCAGCGAGAAGCTACTGATGCTCACCCAGCGCACGGAACAGAATCGCGCCCTATTGGAGCAGCGGAAAAGGGACATGGCAAAATCTCTGCTCTCCGTCAAGTCGAATATTGGCATTGGTCACCAAACTACCGCGGAGCTGGGCTCTTCCATGACGGATCTGCGGCAGGTGGCGTCTACCTCCAATCCGCCAGTTTCCCGCCACCGTTCGGCCTTAGATTTGGAGGCCCAGGGTCAGGAGCCGCTGGACGAGAGCCGGGTGAAGTTGCTCAGGAATCGAATGAAGATCACGGAGCTTAAGCAGGGTCGTCAGGAGCAGGAGCTGCAGGAATTGCGCACGGAACTGTCCAAGCGCGCCAATCTCATCGAGCAATTAGAGCTATCCGGTGCGGAACTGCAGCGCACGCTGACTCAGCGAAATGAAGAGTTGGAGCAATTGCGTCTTGGCCAAGAACGAGCAGAAGTGGAAAAGAAGGTGACGGAGGGAGATAGCctgcagcagcaggagcattCTCGCCTCCAGGGAGAGGTTTTAGTCCTAAGAGAACGACTGGCAGAGCTGGAGAACGTCAACGATCTGCTAGAGACGACCCGCTGTGAACTTCAAGAGGAACTGACCACGGCACGCGAACGGGAAAGGCAGCGGGATCTGGAGCTGGAGCAAGAGCACGAGAAGTCTTCCAGCAGCCCGCACTCGGATACAGCGTCCACGGACGCCCAGGTGAGCGTGGAGCTGGCCAAACAGCTCCAAGAGCTGACCAATCAGCTCTCCGACCTGCAGGCCACCAACGAAGAGCTGCGTCAGCAACTAGCCGCCCAAACGAAACTTCAGGTGAGCGATGAGGTTGTTTCCCAGCGCCTCGAGGAACTGGAAGCCACCATAGCAGCACAATCCTCGCAGTTGGAGGAGCAGAAGTCGGCAATGGCTGCCCAAAGTGAAGAGATCGCGGAAAAGACCACGGAACTCAACGTCCTTAATGTGAATCTGCGTTTGCTAGAGGAGAAACTGGCCCAAAGCAGTCGTAGTAAACCTCTGTTCCTGGACGATCATGTGGAAGACAGTGCGGCCAGCAAGCAGCTGCTGGAGGAGGTGCAGCAGTTGAAGCAGAAACTGGACGAGTCCAACAAGGCCAACATCAAACTGAAGCTCAAGTGCAAGCAGGCGGAGAAACAGCTGCAGAAGCTCCAATCCCAGGATGGCCAGCAGCAATTGGCATCGCTGGCAGCGGATAATGAGGAGCTGCAGCAGAGGATCACGGTCCTGGAAGACGAGAAAGGGCAATGGCAGTTGGCCAACatgcaggaggaggaggagaaggtGGAGGTTCGCCAGCCACCCCAATCGCCGGAGTCCAATCCTCTGCAGTTGGAGGCCATTCGCCTGCTGGAAGAGCAGAAACAGGAATTGCAGCAGGCCCTGGAGGCACTGCAGCAAGGACACGAGTCTGCCCGCGTCGAATCCGAGCTGAGCGAGGCCCAAATGGAGGAGCAGCTAACCCAACGCGTTCAACAACTCGAGCAGGAGGCCCATGAACAGCGCCAACAGCTGGACACTTTGCAGATGGAGAAGGAAACGCTGGACAAGAAGCTGACGCACTACATCAACGAGAACATGGAACTGCTGGATAAATTGGAGAAGCTCAGCTCATCCAGTTCAGCGGAATCCATCGAAATTGTGGAGCGCCAGCAGCTGGAGTGCTTTGGGCAGAGACGTCCGGCCAGCGAGGGTGATGCCCAGGAGCAGAAGCAAGTGGATCCACCAGTGCCCAGCCACGTCAGCGAGCTCACCCAAACGGAGGAGGAGGATTCCTCCAGCGAGAGTCTTTCCCAGCTAAGAGAACGCCTCGAACTTTTTACCCAGGAACGCGGAGAGGTACTGGACAAGCTGGAGCAACTGTCGGCGGAGAATTTGCAACTCCAGGCCAGATTGGAGGAGAGTTCCACCTCACTGCAGATGCTGCAGCGTGAACGTGAAAAAGATCTGATCTCCTCCACGTCCACCTCGTCCAATCTGTCGCAAGAACTGAGTTCTATGCAGCGATCCTCGGAGGTGGTGGCCACTTTGGATGCGGGCGAAGGAGGTCCCGTGCTCTTTGAGAAATGCGAAAAATCTCTAAGCAAGCTCAACTCGGAATTGGAGGCGTATCGCAAGGCTAACGATAGGCAGGCCAAGTTTAATGTGTCCAAGAAACTGGCCAAGGAGGCCAAGAACTGTCACACCCAGTTGAGCGAGCTTCTCCACAAGGTAAAAGAAGCCAGCACGGCGGTGGAAACTGTGACCGTCGTGGAGACAGTGGTGGCCGTCACCGCTCCCAATGGCAAAGCTCTGGCGGAGTACGAGCAGCTTAACGCCCAGAATGCGGAACTCAAGGCGGTGATCTCCCGCTTGCACCAGGAATTGGATGAACTGAGGGATAGCTATTCCGAAGCAGAACCACCGTTGGCCATAGTTGGTTCCGAGTCTCAAAGAGAAGAGGAGTTCCTGCAACTGCAATCGCTGCTGGAGGATACACGCTCTTCCGAGGCAAAGCTACGTCAGGAGATCGAGGAGCACTTGGAGCAAATCAGGGAACTGCGTCAAATCGAAGCCGATCAGTTGCAATTGGTTGCCAGGCAGAGTGCCGAGATCACACAGCTTCAGCTGCAAGCGGAGCAGTTTGATCAGACGCTGAACGCTAGGGAAATGAGCCATGAGAAGCAACTGGAGCAGCAGACGAGAATTCGGCGAGAGTTGGAGGCGCGCGCTGAATCCCTGGAGGGCGAACTGAGCATCCTGCAGGCTCTAGTTGCCGAGCAGAAGCAGCAACTGATCGAGAACCTAAGCGAAAATGAGCACAATATGAACCTTAAGATGCTAGAACTGCAATCCGCTCAAGAGGAGCTGGTGGAACTGAGGGCCAAAGAGGATCCGGATCAGCTCAGGGAGGCTCTGCGCATTAGCAAGAGTCTGGCTGCCCAGCAGGTCAGTGAGCTGGCTTCAAGCCAGGAGACTATCGATGCCCTAAACCAGCAAATCCAGGAGTTGTACCAGGGAGTGGAGCAAGCCCGCCAGGAGGAGCAGCTCAAGACCCGCGAACTGcgcgaaaagctcaagaaaTATGCCCTTAACCTCAAGAAGCGAACACAGGACAATGCCGACCTCGAGCAGAAGGTCCAAGAGCTGACCAGTCAAATCCAAGAACTGCAGGAGGAGGCCAAACAAAAGGAGTTGGAACAGGTGGAGCGTGAGCCCATCGTGGATACCCAACAAGTGGAGCAGCTGCAGCAACAGATTAGCAAGCTGAACGAGGATCTGAAGGCCAAGATCCATGTCAATCTGGAGAACCGCGATGCCCTGCGCCAGCTGAAGCAGCAAATCCAAGAGCAGGAGGAACTGATCCAACAGCGCGATGCTGAGCTTCAAGATGCCAATCTGGTTAACAAGGAATTGCGGCGCGAGCGCCAAGAAGCTGAGCAAGAAGTCTTCCAGCAGGGCCAGGAGAACTCCAGACTCAAGCAAGAACTCTCCCAGCGTCAGCAAGAGATCCTTAATCTCGAACAGAAGCTGAGGGAACAGCCAACGGCTGTCGAAGATTTGCGGCTTCAATTAGAGGCAAAATCTAAGAAGTTCGAAAAGTCCAAGGAGCTGATAAAGCATCGCAATGCCACCATTCAAGCGCTGCAGCGAGAACTGCAGCAGTTGCAGCAGGATCAGGACAGCCAGGTGGAACATGTGCGAGCCAAGCGGGCAACGCAGGAGCAACTGCATCTGGAGAAGGACGAGGAG ATTGCTGCCCTTCGCCAGAAGATTGACCAGCTGGAGAGCCAAAGGATCAGTGCTGCCGAAGGCGAAGGCGATGGCAACATTACCAAGATCGCACAGCAACAATTGGAATCCCAATCG CAAGCGGATTCCCTTAGGGACTCCGATAGGGAGCAACAGGACCTTCGTATCCAACTGACAGCGGCACAGCAGCAGCACTCTTTGCTGGCCCAGCAGTATGCCAAAGATAAGGCCACTTTTGATTTGACCATCGACCGGCTGGGGACGATTCACGAGGGCATTAAGGCCAAGCTGCAGGAGGATGCCTCGTACATTGAGTCGCTGGAGGCGCAGAACTCGGATCTGCAGGCCAGAAGCGCTGCCCTTGAAGAGCAAGCCGCCAGCCAGGCCAATGATCGGGCGGCGGCCGATGATCACAGGCAAATACTGGAGCAACAGCTGCAGGCACAACGCGAGCAGGAGGAGCAACAGCGCCTGCAGGATCAGCAGCTGCAGGAGCGACTGCAGGAGCTTGGCCAACGGGAGCAGGCTCAACAACGCCAGCTCGAATTGGTCACCAGCGAAGCGGAAGAGTCCAGGCAACAACTGGCTAAACTGCGAACGGACTACGAATCCCTGCTGTCTAAACATGCTCAGCTAACGGCCAACGCCCAGGCGGAACGGGAGCAGCTGAGCAGCCACAGTCAGGAGGAGCTGGCCGATCTACACCAGCAACTGGCTGCCAAGGAGGCGGATCTGCATCGTCAGCGACAGGTTTATGATGCCAAGCTGGCCGCCAAGGCCACGGAACTCGATGAACTGGAGTGTGACCTCAATGGCCATGTAGAACGCGCCACTGCCGAGACACGAGATCTTCTCCAGCAAGTGGAGCGCTCACAAGAGCTGGTGAAACAACGCACGGAGGAACTGCAGCGACTCAACGAGGAGTTCCAGGAGGTGGAGCGCGAGAGGTCCACTTTAAGTCGAGAAGTGACCATGCTGCGTTTACAGCAAGACAGCGCCGAGCAAGACGTGCTGGAGCTCCAGGAACTGCGCATGCAGGTCATGCAGGACAAGACCGAAATGGACAATCTGCGCACCCAGATTGATGCCCTCTGCGCCAATCACAGCCAGGAGCTGCAGGCCTTGCAGCAGCAGATCGCCGAGCTGGACACTCTGGGTCAGAATCAAACGGACGATCAGGTCTACATCGAAACGGAGAACAAGCGGTTGGCGGAGCAGCTAAGCGAATTGCAGGCTCAGCTGGccaggcagcagcagcaccagcagcagattCATCATCCTGTTGCCCAATCTCAGCAGCATCCTCCACCGGCTTCCCTCTTCTTCGGCGGCGATGCTTTGGCCGCTCCCTCACCCTTCGATGAAATAGCCCAGCCGATAAGAGTATCCTCGCTGGCGGCAAGTGCTCCGCCGCCTATTCCCCCGCCACCCACTATTGAGGATCTGCAACGGAATGTCTCCGATCTGGAAAAGCATGCCCAGGATCTGGAAACGAAGCTGCTAGCGCGAAATCAGAGTTTGGCGGAGCAGGAAGAGCGACGCCTGCAGTTGGAACAGCATCTAAGGGAACTGGAGCTCTTGCTTAGGGAACGGGATCAGCAACTGGCCGAGATAAAGGCGGCCAACGAAGAACGTGAGCGCTTGGCGGCGCTGGAGAAGCTCATTCAGCCGGCGGCAGCGCCCACACTGGACATGTTCTTTGGCGGACAGGCTGGGGAAACGGTGCCCGATGCAGTGGGTCACCATTTAGACTTGGGCCTGCCGCAAACAGAGCCAGTGGAGGAACCTCTCATTCAGCCCAAAAAGGCCTATCTTTGCCAGCCGAAGCAGGAGCATCAAGAGCCGACTGCTCAATCCATTGATTGGGGTGTGGACGAGGATCCCTGGGCGAGTGCCGCCACCGAGGCGCCCCAAACCGATGTGGAACCCCTGCACGCGAGAATCGCCCAATTGGAGCTACAGTTGGCCAGTGCCGAGCAACAGAAAACCGAGCTCCAGACCAAGGCCGCCAAGCTAATGAAACGACTAAAAGAATACAAAACGAAGGCAACGACGACAGTGACAGCCACTCCCACAGTCACAGTGGATAATGATCTGGATTCGGCTATTATTGAGGAGCTTAAGCATCAGCTCCAGTTGCACGAATCCCGTCAAGCCAAAGCAGAGGAGCTACTGCAGCAGCACGCCCTGGAAAAGGAGAAGCTAACGAAACGGATTGATGTACTGACCGCAGGCAATGATCGTATGGCGGAGCTGAAGGAGCGCCAAGACATGGATGTGCAAATGTACCAGGCTCGCATTCGGGAGCTCCAGGAGAAGCTCAGCCATCTGGACCAGTGGGATGTGCCTACTGCTGCAGCTGCTCCCATTGCTCCGGCTGCCTCTTCAGCCTTAAGCGGCGATGAAGCGGCAAGGATTGAAAACCTGCAAGCGGAGAACCAAGATCTGAATGCCGAGTGCCAGGAACTGCAAGAGAAACTGGAGGAGGAGAGACGATTAGCCCAAATGGCCCAGGAAATCGCGGCACAGGTTCAGTCCCAAAAGGAGACCCTGCAGGAGCAATTAACGGAACGCTTGCAGGAGGTGGAGGAGCTAAGGCAGGCTCAGAGCAATGTGGAGGAATTACAGGCTCTAAAAGTGGAGGTAGAGTCCCTCCGACAGCTTCAGGGGGAGGTTACTCAGTTAAGAAGCCTGCAGTCCGAAGTCGAGTACTTACGGAGCCTCCAAGCCGAACTTGAGCAATTGCGTGGCCTTCAACCTGAACTTGAGCAACTGCGTGGCCTTCAACCCGAACTGGAGCAGCTTCGGGCCTTCAAATTGCAGCAGGACCAATTGAACAGTCAGAAAATTCAGGAGGATCATCTGGAGTTCCAAAAAATAGAACAGGAACACCTGAGGAACCTCCAGGGCGAGGTGGAGCAGCTGCGGAACCTGCAAACGGAGGTGGACCAGTTAAGAAACCTTCAGCCAGAAGTGGAGCATCTTAGAGCCCTCAAACTGCAGCAGGACAACCAACTACAGGAGCTTCAGCAACTGCGACACCAACTAGCGGAACTGGAAGCACTGCGCACACGCGACCAAGCCGAATTGGAGGCACTTCGTCAGAGTAGCCAAGGTCACGAAGCCCCGCTTGACGTCGACTCCAGGAGCGATGAACAGATGGCCCAACTGCAGGAAAAGGAAGCTGAGATTGTGCATCTGAAACAACGCATCGAAGAGCTAATGCGCGAAGACCAAACAGAGAAGCTGGTCTTCGAGATCCTGACGAAGAACCAGGAACTGCAAATGCTACGCATGCAGGTCAAGCAACTGGAGGAGGATAGGGAGGATCAACAGGTGGCTGCGGCTCCTTCAACGGGCGATGGGGAATCTGTGGAACAGCTGCGAGTCCAGTGCCAACAGCTTCAGCAGGAAAAATCCGACATGGAGGAGGAGCTGCGCGTGCTGAACAATCATGTTCTCAGCAGCCTGGAACTGGAGGACAGGATGAAGCAGACGCTGCTCCAGCTGGACACTAAAAACATCGAGATCACCGAACTGCGACGGTCCCTGGAGGTCCTGCAAACTCAAAATCTTGTCCAGAACCCCGATCCACAGCAAATTCCCGATCTGGCGGTAATCAATCAGCAGTGGGAACAGCTGGTGGAGCAAAAGTGCGGCGAGGTTGCCAGCATTTGGCAGGACCATCTGGCTCAAAGGGAGGCCGCCTTCAAGGCGCAGCTGGAGGAGATTAcccaacagcagcaacagcaggagcagcagcaggaacAGCCCCAGAACCAGGATCAGGGTCAATCCACGCAGGTGGAAGCCAACAGCGACATGATGCTGAAAATGCAAAAAGCACTAGAAACGCAGGAAATGGAGATTGTAACGCTCAAAGAGCAGCTGGCCATTCGATCGGCGGAGTATGCTCGCCTAGCTGCCCAATACGATCCCTTCCGGCTGCAGAATCGTGGAGGATCCGGTGGCAATCCGGCCGCCGTCTCAGCTGGAGGACCACCGCCCTTAAATGCCAACGAACCACTGCCGGAGTATGTGCTCAAAGCGGATTTGGACTACGCCCTGATGATGCTCCACCAGCGGGACATGCGCGTCGAGGAGATGATCCTGGAACTGGTGCAGCTGCTCGAGGAACGTGACCACCTGCAGCTAAAGCTATCGGACACGCTGCGGCAATTGGAAACTGAGCGGAGTCGCGTTAGCGATGAAC CAGCCTGTCCCACAGCCTCCTCATCAGCCGCCTCGGGCAGCAGTCCCAGCAAAACGAGCAGCGCCGGCAGCAGCAGCGAACTCCTGGGCTCCACGACCAGTGCAGCGGGCAGTGACCTCAAGCAAAA GCTTGCAGAGTTGCAGACGGTGAAGCATTCCAAGGACAAGGCCATCGTGGACGAGCGTGAGCAGCGCCTCCAGCAGATGATCCAGCTGCAGAAGGACATGGCCAAGCAGGGATCCGGCTCGCAATCGGCTTCAGGACCCGGGTCAGGATCAGTAGTAACAACAGCAACTACAATTACACCGGCACCAACACCAATCGGCGTGGATCTCT CTCAATCCGGATTGCGTTCGCCATCGATGATGCTCATGGACTGGATAAtgggcagcaacaacaacaaggaggaggaggcggggGCGACGGGTCACCAGGCCTCCGGCTAA